The DNA sequence GGTGTGGGATGCAGGACAAGGTGGGAAGCTGGCGGAGATGTACATGCAGATACAGACAGGAGCGAGACCATGACAGTCTTGTGTCCTGTGAGATGCTGAATGGATTATATATTGTAAGAAATGTGAACCCATTGCAAAGGGTTAAATAAAACAGGGAATTTgaagattatttttaatgtgtacaaGTATTTTGGCCtgcatgaatgtatatatatcaCCTGCATTCCTGGtgataaggccagaagagtgtcagatcccctggaactggagttacaggtggttgtgagccatcatgtgagtgctaagaactggcttgggtcctctgggatagcagccagtgctcttaactgttgagccatctctccagctccatgggaactaatttctttttcagaagtTGAATGAAAGATGCTGAGACTTAGTGGAGTTGAGTGCCTTGTGTCCAGGTAAAAGGAGAGTCTGAGCTGGGAAAGAAGTATGTAAGAGAGGGATAGATTTGGGGAGAATATGGCTTATGGATTCATGTGCATACTGAGTAATCACCATGAGCCAGGCACTGAGCAAAAGCTCATGACTTACATTGTCATGAGTTCTAATACCATCATGAGGTATAACATTCTATCCTTATGAGCAGATGAAGCAGAAGCTTGGTAAACTCAAGCAATGACACATGCCATAGAAACTATGGAGCCAGGACTTGAGCCTTGATGATTTTACCATCATGCCTTGTGGTTGATGGTTAGGGAGATAGAGAAGCTTGTCACAGAAAACTGAGGAAGCATACACACAACTATGATGGTTAGAGCTAATGTCAACTTGATGGactctggaatcacctgggagatgggattctgtgcatgcctgtaagGCACAGTCCTGATTGCATTAATTGAGGTGGGCATCACTGTTTCTTGGCTGGGATGCTGAATTGTGTGAATGGAGAAAGGGAGTTGAGCAGCAACATGTGTTCATTCatatctgcttcctgactggattcTATGTGACCGCTGCCTTGACCTCTCCACACTGGTGGCTCTCCTTGATACATGAGCAAGAATAAACCCTGCTCCCTTAAGTGGCTCTTGTCAaagcttatcacagcaacaggaaagtaaagaCAATGACACAGAAGAACTAAGTCTGAGGAGAACAGATTTAATTATGGACCCTAGTTTGTGCAGCTAGAAAGAGCAAATCCAGAGGACCACAGAGAGAACACCAATATGTCTCTCTCTGAGACTAACTCctctgctgggggatgtctttctgtacgctgtgaatatatattgttcccattggttagtaaataaagctgccttgcctagaggcaggcgggaaaatccaaagagagagacaggaaagaaaaaggcagagtccagagagacgccagccaccaccaaaggagaagcaacatgccaacagaccggtaagccatggaacacgtggcaaaacatagatgaatagaaatgggttaatttaagatgtaagctctagctagcaagaggcctgccatagaccatgcaattggtaattaatattatgcttctgaatgattatttttataagtggctgcaggttgggggtgggaggtggggaggggcaggcaggacctgagaaactttTGACTACACTCCTCCTTCCCCTGAGCTCCACAGTGAGCCCCAGAGCACCCGGTGCTCTGCCTGCTGACTCCCttttctgctgctgctgaaggTGAAGAGGTTCTCCTAAAAGCAAGCCCAAGGAGCTGGATGGGGTGATACACATCTGtgtttccagcactcaagaggctgagacagggggataaCCAATTTGAAGCCAAcgtgggctacatagtgagacccatgTCACCAAATAAAACCCCCAAAAATGTGCAAATGTGGAGAAGACCCGTAGGGAGAAGAGGCTGAAAGGCCTGTGGGACAAAAGGGCTAGACCTAGCAGGTTCTTGGGAGCTAGCGTGTTGACTTTGATGAAGATCCAGACATTTGATAAAAAGCTGAGGAACTTGTTAGCCCTTTTCTCAGCAGGACAAGCTACCACAGACCAGCCAATACTAAGAATCTGATCTGGCCAGGGGGTTCACATTCTCTCAAGTCCCAGGTAGTGCTCTCAGAGCCGACCTGCCAACCCTGAGGCTTCAGAGGCAGCATGCAGAGATTTCTAGCAGGGCTCTGACCTGATAGGCCCTGAGTCATAGGTGCAGAGTGTCGGCACAATCAGCTGGGAATTGACGAGGACTGTGGGAAGTCCTTGTGGAGGTTCTTTGTTCTCAGTCTGAGAACTTCGGTGGGAAGTGCCCATGCACATGGCCCCCAGGGCTTATGAGTGGGATGAGACATTGGTGAACCCTTGATCAAAGGTAAACACTTTGTTCTTCAGCAACAAGATGGTTCTTTCCTTCCCACTTTGCTGAAAGCAAGACCAGTGGGCCAGAGCAGACATCAAAGAAGATCCAGGGACTTCGGGGTTTCTGCCCAGGAGGTTGGAACTAAGTGTTCTGAGGACACCAGAAAGCAGACCAGACAGCAATGTATCTTTCCTCCTACCCATCTAACCCACGTAGCACAGGGCTTCTTAAACCCAGGGGATGCTCCCTCCTTCCAGACTGGTCTTTATCCAGAAACCTTTTTAGCCTCATCCCACCTCTAGGCTGTAAGTGGCCTTAGGCAAGGCACACCTCTGCCTCCTACTCTCCTCCTGGACTTCGGTTTCTTCCTGCAGAGCTGTCTGAGACTGCCACTGCACTCTGTTCTCTGTTCCTTCTGTATTTACCATAAGGGGTGCCTGGAAGCAGGGAGCATCCAGCAGCATCTCTCACCCAAGGACCAGCTGGACCTCTGATTCTGTGCTCCAGCCCAAGGACTGGGTGAGACTGAGACTCAGTGGTGAACCATGGGAGAGAAGGGTTAGCTGTAGATGACTGGTCTGAGGGGTGGTCTTGAGCCGGTGTCTCTCTGGAGTGTCAGGATTTGTAAGTGTCCCTGAGCAGTCCTTAGAGGATGAGGGAGGCCTATAGGGAAAGCTGGAGAGTACTGGAAGCTCTGGGAAGGGTGGACAGTCTCTTTAGGCTGAATGTGTCTCTAACTACCGTAACTTtgccagcagaaggcatggcaCGGGATGTGGTCTGGCTCCTTTTCCTCCAGCTCGTCTTACGGCCAACTCTGGTGATAGGCATCAACATGCAGCTGGCCATCAAGAACTTCCGCACCTTACACATTGACTACCCCATGGTTAAATACCCGAAGGGTTTCCACGGGTACTGCAACGGCCTCATGGCCTATGTGAGGGGCAGATTACAGGACTGGTTCTGCCCTAAGGTCCACTATGTGGTACACGCCCCCTGGAAAGACATCCAAAATTTCTGCAAATACAGCGAGAGCTTCTGCGAGAACTACAATGAATATTGCACCCTCACTCAGGACTCCTTCCCCATCACAGTCTGCACCCTGGATTCTAAACAGCCACCAAGCAGCTGCAGCTACAACAGCACCCTGACCAACCAGAGGCTGTACTTGCTCTGCTCCAGCAAGCACGATGCTGAGCCAATAGGTATCATTGGCATCTATTAGGGACTTAGCTCGCAAACCAGTCCCACCTCATACAGGTCTCTCTACACGCCACCCCAAAGCCTGTTCCCAAACTCGGAATCTGGCTGCATGTcttcctgacttctgaggcagAGCCTCACCCCGCTTCAGGGTCTTTTCTCCttctcaccacccccaccccgagcCTCCCTCTCCCAGTGACAGTAAAACCCACCCAAGAAGCGGATGGTGTCCAGCTGGCAGGGCCTGTCTATCCACTGGGCCAGATCCCGACGTCTGGATGGAGGCCCAGGTCCCAACTCACACCATAGCAACAGGCACCCAGTTCCAGTATTTCTCCCTATCCCTGTTTTTAGTGTCCATCTCCCACCCTTCCCTTATAATTCCTGCCACTCTTCAGCAAAAGGAACCTCCCTATGGCCCTGAGACCCTTTTTGTCTCATATCCcccatcctgcctctgtctccagcctGCACTTGTCTGCGACCTCCCCTTCTGTATACcccacccttcccccacctcccgcACCGGGGAGCCTCGGGCTGTTTTCCCTACGCTCAGGCCACTCATAGCCTTGCTGCCTACCTTTCCCCAACCTCTGCCTTCCATCCTTCTCCCACCTTGGCCCATCAGCATCTCAAgttctcttctctgttcttcccAAGGTCCCTTagtccccctttcctccctcatctCTACCCAACATTTCCCAGACTCCAGGGTCTGTGCTACTCAGGTGGCAGATGATGAGGCCGGCCCAATTTCCAGTCCTGTAAAGTGGAAGAACCATGAGGGGGAAAACGGGCAAAAGGTTCGGGAACTCCTTTCTGTATTGACTTCTTGTGAATCTGTAACCATTTCCAAATAAAAAGTTTACAAACGCATTCAACTCAATTGTGGTTTGATTCCCTTCCCTGCTTTTGGTGTCCTGGTGACCACCCATTTCTGACCATCCTTCAGAACTGCTCTTAGCAGCTGGAAGTGTCTTCTGTTCTGTGGGCATGACAATGGAGGTGTCATTGAGGGTGGagaccttcaatcccagcaggtgtctctgtgagttcaaggccagcctgatccagtGTTCCAGgcttccaagacagccagggcttcacagtgagaccccgtctcaaaaaccaaaccaaccaactaaccaaacagaAAGATTCTCTTTTCCCCAGCCAGAAAATACATTTGTGATTTGTAACAGTGTTAGGCTCCCCTTGCTGGTTTTTATCTATCGCCCAACAAAACTTGGATTCTACCAGAGCAAGTTGGGAGACACATTGAAGACTCTACTAAGAGATTATTTGGGTCATGGTATGTCAGATCAAGAACTATGACTCCCTTTGGGGAGGTAGAAGGAATGGAGGCCACTGATGTGTAAACACAGTAAGTAAATGTTTTTTCTTCTGCATCTGATTTAACTCTTACCTCCAAATGTATTACCCAGTCCTGTTTCTCAGGAGCAGTTGCCAAGGAGACGACTACGTTATGGTTAGTATGCATGAGGCTTAGTAGGGAAAGGGTCCATGGCTGAAAACCCTGGCTCCTTGGgctttctcttctccccttctctgtctctggacCAATCTGGTTCTCACATTCATGAGACAGAACTCACCACATGCTGCACACACGAAGTTTATTATCTCCTAGATTTCCTGGTGTTAGAAACACAGGGCCAGGGAACTAGCGGGTGAAGACGGCTCCTCTCTACTTGTTTTTTTGGTCATAGGTGCCGGCCCCCTTGTAGCCGCTCACATAGCCTGAGTTGTCTGCAGTCTCTTCCCGACCTTCGATGCCCTTCCCTTTGCCGCTCTCATCAAAGCGCTCCTTGTGGGTTCCAGTGTACTTACTGGTGTCTGTCAACCGGTCAACGCCACCCACTGTGGTTGCTTTCTGCAAGccggggatggggtgggggttgagccttcctccttttcctgcgCTATCACAGCCCTTCCCCACAGATGGTCTTAGAGCCCTAAGGCACGTGCTGGGGGTCTTAGAACCCTAAGGCACGTGCTGGAGGTCTTAGACCCCTAAGGCACGTGCTGGGATCGCTTGCGCTGCCTCTGGCATGGCACTGCTTCgtgaggcccagacacagctgtgGGCACGAACTCTGACAGAGCCATCGACTCCTGAAACAGGAGGGTTCTGCTGTGGGAAAGGACAGCGGATTTCTCCTTTCCAGAGGAGTTATTCTGATCAAGCAGTAGCCAGAGGGCTTCAGTCCCAAGCCCTGCCTCCAATGTGTAGAGTCCAGAGCACTATTTGTACAGAGGAAACAATTTAGGAAGTAGTGGGGGGAGAGGCAGGACGTCCGAGATTAAACCGTTAATGTACGGAGCAGGAGGAGTCGGGAGAGCAGGCACCAAGTTCCTCCAGTGCTGATGTGCCTCCAAAGCCACGGAAGACTGAGGCGTCTAGACCAGACTTGAGACTTGAAAGCGAGTCTAAATCCCACTAGTGAAACAGCTATGCTGTGGCTAAGAGTGTAGCCAGTTGCACCTGGAGCAAGTCTGTCTTCCCATACCCCAGTCCTCTCCCCTCCAGAATGACTGCCAGGGTGCTAAAGTCTCCCAGTACAGGCTTTTCAGTCTGTCCCCTGAGTTAGACCTGCTGACAGGCCTTGGGGCCCTGAATCGGAGCAGGGACTGGAGCAGTAGAGGCTAGGGAAGTGGGGCTCCGGGCTGGAGATGAGGAATGCTATCCTTcaggcaggtgtggcagcacacacctggaatcctagCGCTTGGAAGGCTGAAGTACGAAGATCTTCAGTCCAAAACTAGCCTGGGTCACACAgccagttccaggctagtctaAGCTAATAGAGTAAGGTCCTGCtagacagaaagatagacagacaagaagggagggagggagggaagagagacaggaaggaaaagaTCAGACAGAAACGAAGATCGTTACTCACTGTAACACCAGTGGTGGCAGGGTCCTTGCCTTCCATGAGTTTATAAACATTCTCCAAGGCCTCATCTAGGCTCTTCCCCTCGAAGCGCTTTTGGCCCAGCTCCTTCATCGCCTCTTGAAACTGTTGAAAGTTGATGGTTCTGGCATTCTTGGCCCTGGCCAGTCAGACAGAAATCCAGTAACCGTGGAGTGTGAAGTCATTGCCTCCCAACATCCACCTTTTTCTTAGTCAGGCATGGCCTCTTCTATCCTGCCAATGAATCTTGAGGAGAGGGATCAGGACAGTGCCTGGCACCTGCCAGATGCTCCTTATGAATCTTccatcataagaactgtgccatctggctgggcggtggtggcacatgcctttaatcccagcactggggagacagaggcaggtggaactctgagttcaaggccaggctggtctacagagcaagttccaggacaggctccaaagctacacagagaaactctgtcttgaaaatcaacaacaacaacaaaccccaaacaacaacaaacagaactGGGCTGTGACCAACTACCTTTTCACCTCACCCCCCAGCTTTGGCCCCTTACTTCACTTTGCTGAACACAATGTCCACGTCTGTGGAGGTCACCGCCTTGCCATCCATGATGCCGCAGTCTTTACAGAGTTTGGAGAAGTTCTTATTGGTAATTTCGGTGCCACTGCTGGATGTGTCCCCAAAGACGGCAAACCGGTGGAACGTTTTCTCTGCTTCTGAGGCCATGGCCAACTGcacgtgggggtggggaggacagagAGTAGAGGGGgggactgggggtgaggggtgagcaCGGTACACTGCAGCAGCCCCAGGAACAACTGTCCTCCTCCCCGCTGCTCTCCACTGTCTCCCTCAGCTTTCCATCATCGCACTGATGCAGCTCCGGCACGAGCCTTCCCTCCCCAGCCACCACTGTGGAGCCTACCGGCAAGCTTAAACTCCCGTGCATCAGTaatcctccctccctgcctcccacttTCGCATACCTGGGGGCCCAGGTGGTGTCTGCGATTTTTTTGGATACGAGTGTGTGCAGCTATGTGGGAGCCAGATGACTAGGGAGAAGGTGTGGTAAcagggagacaaaaaaaaatgagtgaaggcagcagaaaggaaacactgtgatgtcacagtgtgACGTGACATCACTTCTGCCTCTGCTGTCTTCCCCTCCTGGCATCAGAAGCAGAGGTTGACACACCAATGTCCCGCCTCTGCAGGGTTGTCCAGCCACGACATTGAAATGAGCAAAAGCTTCAAGCTGTGTAAAGGCTGTGGAGTCATGGCTGGCAAGACAGGACCTTTGAACTGAGCAAGCTGCCAACCTGTTGGCATTTTCAGATGATCAAACTCCCCTGATCACTTCTGCCCAGTTTACTAATCTTATGGGTTCTGGCCTCACTATGCCCTCACGTGGTAGAATCCCCTTGGCCTATAAAGGCACTAATCTAGTTCCTGAAACCTCATCGTGAGCACCCCAAGTCCCACTTCTTAATACCATCATGTTGGGAGGGAGGATTTTAGCATGTACACTATGGGGAGATCCAACCACTGAAGCACCTGGGATTGAGTTGAACACTGCCCTCCTGCCTGATCTCCCAGATGTACTGACCAGCATGCACAATCCCTCCGGCTGTGGAAAAACAACCGCAGCAGGGAAAAGAGCAGAGGACCTGGAGTATAACAGGTCTATATAAAAGTAATGTGAAATGTACCGGAGAGTAAGCCTCAAAACTCtcaaaatcccccccccccccccgataagTTTCTGAGCACTCCCAAATGTCCCTTAATAGTTCTTTTCTGGACAAAAGCCCTGTAAGagatgagcttcagggatcccaCTGCAGATTGGTTGCTTCCTTGTCTTAGATAATCAGGACCTAATTCCTTTAAACAGTTTGTAATCTTATAACTTCATTATTgtcggcgggggtgggggtggtggtaggGTGGGATGGGttggcagcgcatgcctttaatcccaacacttgggaagtagaggcaggttaatctccgagtttgaggccatcctggtctataaaataaacaaacaaacaaataaataaatattcctttCCATTCCTATTCTTGCATCCTTATTCAagtctttttcaaattcattttacatgtacAGGTgtattgcctgcatatatgtatgtatcaagCGTGGGTCATGCCCAGGGAGGCcggaagaaggtatcagaaaggcatcagataccctggaactaagTTTACAGACAGTcaagagctgccatgtgggtactgggaattgaactcagaacctctggaagagcttccaatgctcttaaccactgagccatctctccagccagatcCAAGTCTTTTTATTTCACATCTTGAGGATTATCTGGGCCTCTTATCTGAGGCTTCCAAATGACCACTTTTCCAAATTCAATACTTTGCTCATTTCTACTCCACAAACTAGCTCTATTACCCTTTTCCCATTAGAGTAATGTTCCCCACACAGGATTTTCTATACACTATTCCtgctcaaaagcagattatgacAGCTGAGtacagtgacacatgcctgtaatcacagaactctggaggccaaggcaggaagatgagttcaaggccaggcttagACACGTTTGAGGAATACCTGATACCCTGtcttgtaacacgaatcttaaaaggtcttataataaaaaacccagagccagatatgggggtgaaagctgaaagatcagagaaacagaacaagccagccacgttcttacctctacaaaatcctcagcttcAAGagcgtgagttcctgtttcctcataccttatatactttctgtatcctgccatattacttcctgggattaaaggcgtgtgtccttcccaagcaaagacatgagatctcaagtgctgggattaaaggtgtatgccaccatgcctggctctgttcccagtgtggccttgaacttacagagatccagacggatctctgcctcccgagcgataggattaagggtgtgtgccaccactgcctgacctctatgtctaacctagtggctggctctgtcctccaacccccaagcaagtttattagggtctaCACTATATCACCACACTGTCTCACAGAACAACTTTGCTATGACTCAAGATAGTCAGGACTGAAGAGATgtgtcagtggttaagaacacataatgctcttgcagaggacctgggttaaattcccagtacccatatccggcagctcacaactgccagtgattccagctccagagagacCTGATATCTCTTTCATGGGCATTGCACTCACATGTATACACTCTCTCAGacacctaaataaaaataaaacatcttctCCAAAAGGCATAATCTATGGTTCTTACTGCCAAATCTTTTTGTCTAGCATTCAAGGATGCAATTTGGCCCTAGTCTATCTTGACCAAGTGTCATCCACCTCTCACTAACATTGCTCTTAGCTGGGGCCCCAATGGCATAACAGTTAAGCACTCAAGAGGCTACCTGGTGGAAAGTGAATAGTCCCTGGAGGGAACTGAATCTGGTGTGTTATCAGCTGGTGGCCATGGGCAAGTCATGAATATTTCTGGGCTTCAGTTCCCACATCTGTATAGTTAAGGAGAACAATACAGCGTTGGGATCACACATACTACCACTCATGCTCTTCAGGGTAGCTCTTGCATTTCTGCCTATactttctcttctgctctctgcctGGAGCAAATGGCCCTTTTCTCCCACTCAAGTATCCTATTTCTCATCTGGGTGGTTCACCCTAGCAACAAAAACCCTTTCTTCTGAATTATAGAAACATATGGCTCTAGCCCCGTGGGCTCTAGcctcctggggttggggatttcaGAAGTACTGCTAGAGGCCCTGAAATCTTTTGGTACACACAAGATTAAGTGTGAACACTAAATAATGTGCCTTGCAAAGGCACATATGATTGTCAGAGTACTgcaaaaaattactttttaagtatttcttaatTTCTAATTTGTTCTTTCTACATCAGGGGTTACTAAAATCATCCTGGGGAAATGAAAATCTCTTCTCTCCTAGTGGAGAGCAGTGGGGACCTGCTGTAAGACTGGTTCTCTGTACACTGATCTTATAGACTATTTTCCCtagccttttccttctttttttaaaacgatttatttatttttattttatatgcattgatgtttcgcctgaatgtctgtgtgaggatgtcagatctcctggaattagaactacaggtagttgtgagttgccatgtgggtgctgggaattgaacctgggtcctctagaagagcagtcagtgctcttaaccactgagccacctctccagccgtTTCTATATTTATATGCTCCCTTAATCACTGGATCACAAAACTGACCAAAGCataccagtttttaaaatttcatctatCCAGTGGTTCCCATACTGCATGTGGTTGAAACTGTCACTCAGATGAAAGCATAGTTCCAAACTGCGTTTGGCCCAGATAATGTCCGTGTCGGGACACTTGCACTCGGGTCCGTCTTGAACCTACCCTGGTGGTAAAGAACAATGAGGCAGAACAGAATCAGCCTTCTTTGGGTCATCAGGAACTGCCTGGAGACCCCTAGGTCTAGGGAGTGACAGATCTCAGTGGAAATTTCCCACCTTCTGCCCTCCCCAAACCCCTGTGTCTGCCCCTTATCAGGTTCCCCCTGAGTCATCCTGACCCAGAGACGAATTTAGATGCTGGAACCTTCCAGTCTATCCCTCCCCCTCTCCAAGTACGTCTAAATTAGACACGTGAAAGAAACCTGCAGGCTGAAGTGCTCGGTCCAGCTTCTCCTGATCTCTACCTGCCACCAGGGCTGTCCAGTCATTTCTTATTTTACGCATCTGGAGCTCTGATCTCTGTTCCAGCTTTCTCTTGTCCAGGAGAGCACTAAACCTGCACGCTGGGGCTAGGCAGAAAGCTAGTGCCGGGTTTCTGTGCCAGTTTCTAGGGCAATACTTATGAAGGGAGCGGGAGAAAAGAACAGATGAAAACTTGAGGCTCCATTTGGGGGATATAGGAAGCTCTTTAGGTCTAGGGTGTTTTTTTTGAAAGCTGGATTTGAGCCTACccaggtctcctcctcctcctccctcttggcCTCTCCTTCTTTCCAACAGACCTGCCAAGTAGGGATGAAAGGGGCATTGATGTTCCTTGGGGAGGGGGGTTGTGGGTGGTGAGGGTAGTTCCCAGGCAGGGGGGGAGGGCAATTTTGGGGTCTTAGGGGGAGCAGTCTGTGCTGGTGTTGCAGTTGGCAGCTCCTGTTCCATTGGACATTGTTTTCAACTGGCCTGGCGCCCAGCCCCCGAAATGGCAAGTCTGGAACTAGGCTGAAGGGGGATGGGGTAGGGTTGATCCTGGGAGCAGGGGTGCGAGAACGAGGCCATGTGGGGAAATTCAATCTGGTTGCCCAACACAACTTTCAGTCTCCATAGCCGTCAACTATTCCACTCCAACAAGCCTTCCTTTAAAGAGCACAAGGGAGGATTGTCTCAGATGTGAATCCTGTGCAAGTCTAGGAGAGGATGGTAAACACACCTAGGCTCGAGAGTCGGCCCAGGAGACAGTAGCTCAGGAGAGAGACATCTGCAACGGGGAACTACCACTCAGTCTTTCTGAGCAGATCTCGCCCTCCTTTTCGGGGTTGGACTGAGAGGGGTTAGCGCCTGGGCCACAGGGTCTCTTGGGTCCCAGCCCAGGACATAGAGTCCTCCCCAAACCCTTACTCCACCCCTGCAGGGTTAGCTCCGCCTCCGCGCCTGTTTACACAGGAGTCAGAGCCCTTGGGGGGTCCCCGGCCCCTCCCCTAcgcccctccctttccccctcccgcGTTGGGGCCTTGACCCGGGAGTCGCCGTTGGCCATCATCTTCCCCCTCCTTCGTTCACCCTCTATTTATAGCGGCCCCCAGCATTTCCACACCCCCCCGCCCGCCCCTGCTTGTTGTCCAACTTCTCACAGAGCGGCCGGAGAGCAGGCGGCGGGACTCGGCTGAGGAGGTACCAGCACCCCATGCGCTCGGAATTCCTGCGCCCTCGACGCCCTGTCCCCAGACTCGCTGGCACCACTGCCCCTACCTGCCCGGAGACCGGGTCTGAGCGATGGCCCTCGCCCACCTCCCCCTTCCTGGACCTAGCTCTCTGCTTCCGGGC is a window from the Peromyscus eremicus chromosome 9, PerEre_H2_v1, whole genome shotgun sequence genome containing:
- the Rnase13 gene encoding probable inactive ribonuclease-like protein 13, yielding MREAYRESWRVLEALGRVDSLFRLNVSLTTVTLPAEGMARDVVWLLFLQLVLRPTLVIGINMQLAIKNFRTLHIDYPMVKYPKGFHGYCNGLMAYVRGRLQDWFCPKVHYVVHAPWKDIQNFCKYSESFCENYNEYCTLTQDSFPITVCTLDSKQPPSSCSYNSTLTNQRLYLLCSSKHDAEPIGIIGIY
- the Tppp2 gene encoding tubulin polymerization-promoting protein family member 2; the encoded protein is MASEAEKTFHRFAVFGDTSSSGTEITNKNFSKLCKDCGIMDGKAVTSTDVDIVFSKVKAKNARTINFQQFQEAMKELGQKRFEGKSLDEALENVYKLMEGKDPATTGVTKATTVGGVDRLTDTSKYTGTHKERFDESGKGKGIEGREETADNSGYVSGYKGAGTYDQKNK